A genomic segment from Callithrix jacchus isolate 240 chromosome 8, calJac240_pri, whole genome shotgun sequence encodes:
- the FBXL22 gene encoding F-box and leucine-rich protein 22 isoform X2 has translation MWLLLTMHITQLNRECLLHLFSFLDKDSRKSLARTCPQLREVFEDPTLWSLLHFRSLTELQKDNFLLGPALRSLSICWHSSRVQVCSIEDWLKSAFQRSICSRHESLVNDFLLRVCDSRPRTLLSRGRSFPTRGSPGYEPRTHVDEGMLRRRGRKGRENGPARKLTWNPASRRSQVSSLRKARVLGAPIWRPSLCRAAATSPTTAWRACSAAAHACAHCAWRIARASPTER, from the exons ATGTGGTTGCTGCTCACCATGCACATAACCCAGCTCAACCGGGAGTGCCTGCTGCACCTCTTCTCCTTCCTAGACAAGGACAGCAGGAAGAGCCTAGCCAGGACCTGCCCTCAGCTCCGCGAGGTGTTTGAGGACCCCACACTCTGGTCCCTACTGCACTTCCGTTCCCTCACTGAACTCCAGAAGGACAACTTCCTCCTGGGCCCTGCTCTCCGCAGCCTCTCCATCTGCTGGCACTCCAGCCGTGTGCAGGTGTGCAGCATTGAGGACTGGCTCAAGAGTGCCTTCCAGAGGAGTATCTGCAGCCGGCACGAGAGCCTAGTCAATGATTTCCTCCTCCGGGTGTGCGACAG CCGCCCCAGGACTCTGCTGAGCCGGGGTCGGAGCTTTCCCACTAGGGGCTCCCCAGGCTACGAGCCACGAACCCACGTAGATGAAGGTATGCTGAGACGCAGGGGCAGAAAGGGCAGGGAAAATGGGCCGGCCAGAAAGCTGACTTGGAACCCTGCGAGTCGTCGCAGCCAAGTGTCTTCACTTCGCAAGGCCCGAGTCCTCG GTGCCCCAATCTGGCGTCCGTCACTCTGTCGGGCTGCGGCCACGTCACCGACGACTGCCTGGCGCGCCTGCTCCGCTGCTGCCCACGCCTGCGCGCACTGCGCCTGGAGAATTGCGCGCGCGTCACCAACCGAACGCTAG
- the FBXL22 gene encoding F-box and leucine-rich protein 22 isoform X1, giving the protein MWLLLTMHITQLNRECLLHLFSFLDKDSRKSLARTCPQLREVFEDPTLWSLLHFRSLTELQKDNFLLGPALRSLSICWHSSRVQVCSIEDWLKSAFQRSICSRHESLVNDFLLRVCDRCPNLASVTLSGCGHVTDDCLARLLRCCPRLRALRLENCARVTNRTLAAVAADGRALQTLHVDFCRNVSAAGLRRLRAACPRLALHAEHSAAMLPDQPPRPRAPAAAFGKLLQR; this is encoded by the exons ATGTGGTTGCTGCTCACCATGCACATAACCCAGCTCAACCGGGAGTGCCTGCTGCACCTCTTCTCCTTCCTAGACAAGGACAGCAGGAAGAGCCTAGCCAGGACCTGCCCTCAGCTCCGCGAGGTGTTTGAGGACCCCACACTCTGGTCCCTACTGCACTTCCGTTCCCTCACTGAACTCCAGAAGGACAACTTCCTCCTGGGCCCTGCTCTCCGCAGCCTCTCCATCTGCTGGCACTCCAGCCGTGTGCAGGTGTGCAGCATTGAGGACTGGCTCAAGAGTGCCTTCCAGAGGAGTATCTGCAGCCGGCACGAGAGCCTAGTCAATGATTTCCTCCTCCGGGTGTGCGACAG GTGCCCCAATCTGGCGTCCGTCACTCTGTCGGGCTGCGGCCACGTCACCGACGACTGCCTGGCGCGCCTGCTCCGCTGCTGCCCACGCCTGCGCGCACTGCGCCTGGAGAATTGCGCGCGCGTCACCAACCGAACGCTAGCGGCCGTGGCAGCGGACGGGCGCGCGCTGCAGACGCTGCACGTGGACTTCTGCCGCAACGTGAGCGCGGCCGGCCTGCGCCGCCTGCGCGCCGCGTGCCCGCGCCTGGCCCTGCACGCCGAGCACAGCGCCGCCATGCTGCCCGACCAACCCCCGCGCCCGCGCGCGCCCGCCGCGGCCTTCGGCAAGCTGCTGCAACGCTAG